In a genomic window of Pedobacter sp. KBS0701:
- a CDS encoding helix-turn-helix domain-containing protein, protein MGPRKEYHNKETCTASLNAVKDALYVLNGKWKLPLIISLQDGPRRFNEIQKSLGEITPKILSKELKDLELNEFVTRKVFSTTPVTVTYELTPYSASLERVIDELRDWGLKHRERLVKNRKNELAAAEITAVL, encoded by the coding sequence ATGGGGCCAAGAAAAGAATACCATAATAAAGAAACCTGTACTGCAAGTTTAAACGCAGTAAAAGACGCTCTCTACGTATTAAACGGTAAGTGGAAGCTACCCTTGATTATTTCCTTGCAAGATGGACCGCGGAGATTTAATGAAATCCAAAAATCACTTGGAGAAATTACGCCCAAAATATTATCGAAAGAACTTAAAGATCTGGAATTAAATGAATTTGTAACCCGAAAAGTATTTTCAACCACTCCGGTTACCGTAACTTACGAACTTACCCCATATAGTGCATCACTTGAGAGGGTAATTGATGAATTAAGGGATTGGGGGTTAAAACATCGCGAACGGTTAGTAAAGAATAGAAAAAATGAATTAGCAGCAGCAGAAATAACAGCTGTTCTTTAG
- a CDS encoding oxidoreductase, translated as MKKVWFITGSSRGLGRDLTAQVLAKGDLVAATARNTDALKGFVEKYTDQILPITLDVTDYDQVHLAVESTIAHFGKIDVLVNNAGFGIVGAAEAFTEDQVRSQFETNLYAPIEITRAVLPFMRKQGSGRILQISSIGGRVGNAGVSIYQAAKFGLSGFSEALAKEVIELGIYVTSVEPGGFRTDWAGASMSYAPHIAGYENTVGKRADFFQSGNFVPMGDPEKAARAMLDLVENPEPPIHLVFGSEAIGMLKHADAARTAEMEKWMEVSLSTDHDEAENFLATDLGKSFIKK; from the coding sequence ATGAAAAAAGTTTGGTTTATAACAGGTAGTTCCCGTGGATTGGGACGTGACCTAACTGCGCAGGTACTGGCAAAAGGCGATTTGGTTGCTGCAACAGCAAGAAATACCGATGCTTTAAAAGGCTTTGTAGAAAAATATACTGATCAGATTCTGCCAATTACATTAGATGTTACCGATTACGATCAGGTTCACTTGGCGGTTGAATCTACCATTGCACACTTTGGTAAAATAGATGTCTTGGTGAACAATGCTGGCTTTGGTATAGTGGGCGCAGCCGAAGCTTTTACCGAAGATCAGGTTCGCAGTCAGTTCGAAACAAATTTATATGCACCGATAGAGATTACCAGAGCAGTATTGCCATTTATGCGCAAACAAGGTTCGGGCAGAATTCTTCAGATCAGCTCAATAGGTGGGCGTGTGGGGAATGCCGGAGTGAGTATTTATCAGGCAGCAAAATTTGGCCTTAGCGGCTTTAGTGAAGCGCTGGCGAAAGAAGTAATTGAATTGGGGATTTATGTAACCAGTGTAGAACCTGGTGGTTTCCGTACCGATTGGGCAGGCGCTTCAATGTCTTATGCACCACATATTGCAGGGTACGAAAATACTGTAGGGAAACGAGCTGATTTTTTTCAGAGCGGTAATTTTGTGCCGATGGGCGATCCGGAGAAGGCAGCCAGAGCAATGCTTGATCTTGTAGAAAATCCTGAGCCCCCGATACATTTAGTATTTGGAAGCGAAGCTATTGGGATGCTTAAACATGCCGATGCTGCCAGAACTGCAGAAATGGAAAAATGGATGGAGGTAAGTTTATCAACAGATCATGATGAAGCAGAGAATTTTTTAGCCACTGACTTGGGTAAATCTTTTATAAAGAAATAA